In a genomic window of Vigna angularis cultivar LongXiaoDou No.4 chromosome 6, ASM1680809v1, whole genome shotgun sequence:
- the LOC108343552 gene encoding uncharacterized protein LOC108343552 isoform X2, with protein sequence MTSSLSTKRQRSGNQRREKALAIEPALPTRRLPSIEEVLNQTRFFGEHDHMIQYGKAFYKRKILTPKIMNFPFFAQSGLYFHHHLQFQGLEEFVCMECPYFEDLIRVFYSNLRVENGHLYTEVNKTKIEMKPADWLTIAHLKYQGQKLSFPTIPDDLPYNRDMAFSDMIRPELQGQNAKTVGAMNVNDRLLHYALVHILSPRATNFAKIMHEDTFMLWAMKNNILINWPHHIMQHMMKCWTHYFGTKSLKKLNIVNVNGVWHHGGANEDDEQQPEEDIEHEEASVPDHRVEDSRPQPPIQHDAQMLSQIWGGIQHLQEGLANLNLTVTTGFDRVTERINRLEERFDTFQDSFK encoded by the exons ATGACTTCATCTTTATCAACTAAAAGACAGAGAAGTGGAAACCAAAGGAGAGAAAAAGCTTTGGCCATTGAACCTGCACTTCCTACTAGAAGGCTACCCTCAATCGAAGAAGTTTTAAATCAAACACGGTTTTTTGGCGAGCATGATCATATGATTCAGTATGGGAAGGCATTTTACAAGAGGAAAATCCTAACACCAAAGATAATGAATTTTCCTTTCTTTGCACAATCAGGTTTGTACTTTCACCATCATCTTCAATTTCAAGGTTTGGAGGAATTTGTATGTATGGAATGTCCATACTTTGAAGATCTCATAAGGGTATTTTATTCCAATCTAAGAGTAGAAAATGGTCACCTCTATACTGAGGTTAATAAgacaaaaattgaaatgaaaccTGCTGATTGGTTGACTATAGCTCATCTGAAGTATCAAGGTCAAAAACTCTCATTTCCTACCATACCTGATGACCTACCATACAACCGTGATATGGCATTCAGTGACATGATCAGACCAGAGTTGCAGGGTCAAAATGCAAAGACTGTAGGTGCCATGAATGTTAATGACAGACTTCTGCATTATGCATTGGTGCATATCTTGAGTCCTCGGGCTACCAACTTTGCAAAAATAATGCATGAAGACACTTTTATGTTATGGgccatgaaaaataacattttgatTAATTGGCCTCATCACATAATGCAACATATGATGAAAT GTTGGACACACTACTTTGGTACAAAATccttgaaaaaattaaatattgttaatgttaatGGTGTATGGCACCATGGTGGGGCTAATGAGGATGATGAACAACAACCTGAAGAAGATATTGAGCATGAAGAAGCATCAGTACCTGACCACCGTGTTGAAGACAGTAGACCACAACCTCCGATCCAGCATGATGCTCAAATGCTTTCACAAATTTGGGGAGGTATTCAACATCTGCAAGAAGGATTAGCTAATTTGAATTTAACTGTCACCACAGGTTTTGATAGGGTCACTGAAAGAATTAACCGTTTGGAAGAAAGATTTGACACCTTTCAGGACTCTTTCAAATAG
- the LOC108343553 gene encoding mitochondrial import inner membrane translocase subunit TIM22-3, with translation MKSQKVMASNATVNSESDVNSAPSPTVCLLLSAANSACGAFAGSLFGYGAGLIKKKGFKGSFIEAGSNAKTFAILSGVDSLAVCILGRLRGKDDAINAGLAGCCAGLATSFPDTPLSLLQNCLTLGVLSFIVEGLTKQRSALAYPKSKKTVHNKE, from the exons ATGAAAAGTCAAAAAGTGATGGCATCGAATGCAACAGTTAATTCAGAAAGTGATGTGAACTCTGCTCCGTCTCCCACCGTATGCCTTCTTCTCTCCGCCGCTAACTCCGCTTGTGGTGCTTTCGCTGGCTCCCTTTTCGGCTACG GTGCTGGATTGATCAAGAAGAAAGGCTTTAAAGGATCCTTTATTGAAGCAGGGTCTAATGCTAAG ACATTTGCAATTTTATCTGGAGTTGATAGTTTGGCTGTCTGCATCTTGGGAAGACTTCGAGGAAAGGATGAtg CTATTAATGCGGGGCTAGCTGGATGTTGTGCTGGTCTTGCTACAAGTTTTCCTG ATACACCCCTATCACTTCTACAGAACTGCCTTACTTTGGGGGTTCTTTCTTTTATCGTTGAAGGGTTAACCAAGCAGAGATCAGCACTTGCATACCCCAAGTCCAAGAAAACTGTACACAACAAAGAATGA
- the LOC108343552 gene encoding uncharacterized protein LOC108343552 isoform X4 gives MTSSLSTKRQRSGNQRREKALAIEPALPTRRLPSIEEVLNQTRFFGEHDHMIQYGKAFYKRKILTPKIMNFPFFAQSGWTHYFGTKSLKKLNIVNVNGVWHHGGANEDDEQQPEEDIEHEEASVPDHRVEDSRPQPPIQHDAQMLSQIWGGIQHLQEGLANLNLTVTTGFDRVTERINRLEERFDTFQDSFK, from the exons ATGACTTCATCTTTATCAACTAAAAGACAGAGAAGTGGAAACCAAAGGAGAGAAAAAGCTTTGGCCATTGAACCTGCACTTCCTACTAGAAGGCTACCCTCAATCGAAGAAGTTTTAAATCAAACACGGTTTTTTGGCGAGCATGATCATATGATTCAGTATGGGAAGGCATTTTACAAGAGGAAAATCCTAACACCAAAGATAATGAATTTTCCTTTCTTTGCACAATCAG GTTGGACACACTACTTTGGTACAAAATccttgaaaaaattaaatattgttaatgttaatGGTGTATGGCACCATGGTGGGGCTAATGAGGATGATGAACAACAACCTGAAGAAGATATTGAGCATGAAGAAGCATCAGTACCTGACCACCGTGTTGAAGACAGTAGACCACAACCTCCGATCCAGCATGATGCTCAAATGCTTTCACAAATTTGGGGAGGTATTCAACATCTGCAAGAAGGATTAGCTAATTTGAATTTAACTGTCACCACAGGTTTTGATAGGGTCACTGAAAGAATTAACCGTTTGGAAGAAAGATTTGACACCTTTCAGGACTCTTTCAAATAG
- the LOC108343552 gene encoding uncharacterized protein LOC108343552 isoform X1 — MTSSLSTKRQRSGNQRREKALAIEPALPTRRLPSIEEVLNQTRFFGEHDHMIQYGKAFYKRKILTPKIMNFPFFAQSGLYFHHHLQFQGLEEFVCMECPYFEDLIRVFYSNLRVENGHLYTEVNKTKIEMKPADWLTIAHLKYQGQKLSFPTIPDDLPYNRDMAFSDMIRPELQGQNAKTVGAMNVNDRLLHYALVHILSPRATNFAKIMHEDTFMLWAMKNNILINWPHHIMQHMMKCKDNKMPLPYGILITQIMGYYGVDLTIDSSTVLGWTHYFGTKSLKKLNIVNVNGVWHHGGANEDDEQQPEEDIEHEEASVPDHRVEDSRPQPPIQHDAQMLSQIWGGIQHLQEGLANLNLTVTTGFDRVTERINRLEERFDTFQDSFK, encoded by the coding sequence ATGACTTCATCTTTATCAACTAAAAGACAGAGAAGTGGAAACCAAAGGAGAGAAAAAGCTTTGGCCATTGAACCTGCACTTCCTACTAGAAGGCTACCCTCAATCGAAGAAGTTTTAAATCAAACACGGTTTTTTGGCGAGCATGATCATATGATTCAGTATGGGAAGGCATTTTACAAGAGGAAAATCCTAACACCAAAGATAATGAATTTTCCTTTCTTTGCACAATCAGGTTTGTACTTTCACCATCATCTTCAATTTCAAGGTTTGGAGGAATTTGTATGTATGGAATGTCCATACTTTGAAGATCTCATAAGGGTATTTTATTCCAATCTAAGAGTAGAAAATGGTCACCTCTATACTGAGGTTAATAAgacaaaaattgaaatgaaaccTGCTGATTGGTTGACTATAGCTCATCTGAAGTATCAAGGTCAAAAACTCTCATTTCCTACCATACCTGATGACCTACCATACAACCGTGATATGGCATTCAGTGACATGATCAGACCAGAGTTGCAGGGTCAAAATGCAAAGACTGTAGGTGCCATGAATGTTAATGACAGACTTCTGCATTATGCATTGGTGCATATCTTGAGTCCTCGGGCTACCAACTTTGCAAAAATAATGCATGAAGACACTTTTATGTTATGGgccatgaaaaataacattttgatTAATTGGCCTCATCACATAATGCAACATATGATGAAATGTAAGGACAATAAGATGCCTCTTCCATATGGTATTTTGATTACTCAGATCATGGGTTATTATGGCGTCGATTTAACTATCGATTCATCTACCGTACTAGGTTGGACACACTACTTTGGTACAAAATccttgaaaaaattaaatattgttaatgttaatGGTGTATGGCACCATGGTGGGGCTAATGAGGATGATGAACAACAACCTGAAGAAGATATTGAGCATGAAGAAGCATCAGTACCTGACCACCGTGTTGAAGACAGTAGACCACAACCTCCGATCCAGCATGATGCTCAAATGCTTTCACAAATTTGGGGAGGTATTCAACATCTGCAAGAAGGATTAGCTAATTTGAATTTAACTGTCACCACAGGTTTTGATAGGGTCACTGAAAGAATTAACCGTTTGGAAGAAAGATTTGACACCTTTCAGGACTCTTTCAAATAG
- the LOC108343552 gene encoding uncharacterized protein LOC108343552 isoform X3: MTSSLSTKRQRSGNQRREKALAIEPALPTRRLPSIEEVLNQTRFFGEHDHMIQYGKAFYKRKILTPKIMNFPFFAQSAHLKYQGQKLSFPTIPDDLPYNRDMAFSDMIRPELQGQNAKTVGAMNVNDRLLHYALVHILSPRATNFAKIMHEDTFMLWAMKNNILINWPHHIMQHMMKCKDNKMPLPYGILITQIMGYYGVDLTIDSSTVLGWTHYFGTKSLKKLNIVNVNGVWHHGGANEDDEQQPEEDIEHEEASVPDHRVEDSRPQPPIQHDAQMLSQIWGGIQHLQEGLANLNLTVTTGFDRVTERINRLEERFDTFQDSFK, from the exons ATGACTTCATCTTTATCAACTAAAAGACAGAGAAGTGGAAACCAAAGGAGAGAAAAAGCTTTGGCCATTGAACCTGCACTTCCTACTAGAAGGCTACCCTCAATCGAAGAAGTTTTAAATCAAACACGGTTTTTTGGCGAGCATGATCATATGATTCAGTATGGGAAGGCATTTTACAAGAGGAAAATCCTAACACCAAAGATAATGAATTTTCCTTTCTTTGCACAATCAG CTCATCTGAAGTATCAAGGTCAAAAACTCTCATTTCCTACCATACCTGATGACCTACCATACAACCGTGATATGGCATTCAGTGACATGATCAGACCAGAGTTGCAGGGTCAAAATGCAAAGACTGTAGGTGCCATGAATGTTAATGACAGACTTCTGCATTATGCATTGGTGCATATCTTGAGTCCTCGGGCTACCAACTTTGCAAAAATAATGCATGAAGACACTTTTATGTTATGGgccatgaaaaataacattttgatTAATTGGCCTCATCACATAATGCAACATATGATGAAATGTAAGGACAATAAGATGCCTCTTCCATATGGTATTTTGATTACTCAGATCATGGGTTATTATGGCGTCGATTTAACTATCGATTCATCTACCGTACTAGGTTGGACACACTACTTTGGTACAAAATccttgaaaaaattaaatattgttaatgttaatGGTGTATGGCACCATGGTGGGGCTAATGAGGATGATGAACAACAACCTGAAGAAGATATTGAGCATGAAGAAGCATCAGTACCTGACCACCGTGTTGAAGACAGTAGACCACAACCTCCGATCCAGCATGATGCTCAAATGCTTTCACAAATTTGGGGAGGTATTCAACATCTGCAAGAAGGATTAGCTAATTTGAATTTAACTGTCACCACAGGTTTTGATAGGGTCACTGAAAGAATTAACCGTTTGGAAGAAAGATTTGACACCTTTCAGGACTCTTTCAAATAG